The Couchioplanes caeruleus sequence CCATTCGATCTCGACGTCCGGCGCGATGACCCGGCGCACCGCCCCGCGGTCCCCGGTGATCCAGGACGCGGAATAGAAGGCGACCACCTCGGTGGTTTCCATGGCGACTCCTCGGTCGTGACAGCGGCCGCCGTCCCGGTCGGAACGGCGGCCGCGGCCGGCGGATGCGATCAGTTGGCGACCATCGAGTCACCGGCCACGAAGGTGTAACCCCGCGCCTTGATTCCGGGCACGACCTGCTTCAGGTAATCGGTGCCCAGGTACGGGTGGTAGAAGAAGCTCGCCACACCGTCGCGGACGACGAGGTTGCGCTCGGCCGAGGCGACCAGGTCCGAGGGGAGCCGGGCCGGGTGGTTGTTGAACGCGCTCGGCTCGACGTTGCCGATGTTCTCCGGGATGACCACCGAACCGTAGACGTCGCGGACGGCGTAGGGGAAGAACTGGCCGAAATGGCGGGTGTAGTCGAACTTGCGTCCGGTGAGGACACCCGGGAAGTACAGGCCCCGGTCGTAGCGCTTGCCGACGATCGAGGTGACCGTCTGGTAGTCGACGGCGCTGCCGGCGTAGTGCGGGAACTCGAAGGTGGTGGGCACGCCGAGGCCGGCGAGGGCGAAGGTGAGGCCCGAGGCGGCGATCCGGGTGGCCATGTACGCGGCGGAGTCGCCGGCGACCGGGCCGTCGTAGATCACGCTGTCCTTCTCGTCGACGTGGGCGCGGTAGAACTCGAAGTCGTTGGCGCTCATGCCGTCGTACGGGTTGGCCGTGCTGCCGTTCTGGTGCGTGTAGCCATGCATGAGCAGCGTGCCGCCGCGCTGCTTCATGTAGCGCAGCGCCGAGACGACCTGCGGCCGCTGCAGCAGCGTGTAGTCCTCGGCCTTGCCGTTGTTGTCCACGCCCTTGGGGTTGCGGAAGCGGGGGTAGACGGCGACGCTGAACGGCACCTTCTGGGAGTACAGGTAGTCGGCGATCGCGCGCAGCTCGGCGGGGTCCGAGTCCGGGCCGACGTCCTCGATGCGGGCCAGGGCGCGGTGCCGCTCCCGGGAGACGCCGGTGTCGCCGAGGGAGTCGAAGAGCAGGTCGGCGAAGGCCAGGTAGCGGTCGTCGTGGGTCACGTACGAGAACGGGATCTCGCCGACGTACGTGAAGTTGCCGGACTGCAGCGCCCACGGGAAGGTCGAGCCGTCCGCGCGGACCGCGGTGGCGAGGGTCTTGGTCTTCGCCGGGTCGTTGATCGACAGGTTCATGATCCCGGACTTGTTGGTGATGTCGCGGGTGAGCTTGCGGCCCTTGTAGCCGACGGTGGACACGTCGGTGACGTCGAACGAGCCGCTGGTGAAGCCGTGCTCGGCGGTGAATCCCGGCCGCGAGGTGAGCTGCCAGATGTTGTCGAAGAGCCAGGTCACCGGCTTCTTCGTCGCGGCGACGTCGTCCAGGAAGGCGGCCGGCAGCGGCTCGTCGTAGGTCGAGCCCAGGTAGACCACCGCGGTGTACGCGTCCAGGCCCTTCGCCTGGTAGCTCGCCACCGGTGCGGCGGTCCACGAGCCGAAGTGAGAGGCCAGGTTGGCGGTCTGGGTGGCGTAGACCTCGCCCATCCAGCCGTACTCGCCGGTGGTGTCGTACAGCACGAGCGTCTTCGCCTTGCCGCCGCCGGGAGCGGCCTTGCCGGACTTGGCGGCGATCGGCGCGGGGGCGGGGACCGGGGCGGCGTCGGCGGTGACGACACCCATGCCGAGCATGGCGGTCGCGGTGAGAGCGGCACCCACGCCGACGAAGGCACGACGGCTGAACTTAGGCATACGCATCAGAAGGACACTCCGTACGTGGCAGCGGCGGGGGACTCGAGAGGGGGCATCGGTGCGGGTGCCTCGGCGAGACCGAGCAGTGCGGCGGTGGCCTGGGCGGTACGCCGGGCCGCGAGGCCGTCGCCGTACGGGTTTCCGCCCGCGGTCATCGCGTCGCGGCGTACCCGGCTGTCGAGCAGCTCGGCCGCCTCCTTGACGATCAGGTCGGTGTCCGAGCCGACGAGCCGGGCGCAGCCGGCGTGCAGCGACTCGACGCGCTCGGTGACGTCGCGCAGCACCAGGGCGGGCACGCCGAACGACGGCGCCTCCTCCTGGAT is a genomic window containing:
- a CDS encoding DUF2334 domain-containing protein; translated protein: MRMPKFSRRAFVGVGAALTATAMLGMGVVTADAAPVPAPAPIAAKSGKAAPGGGKAKTLVLYDTTGEYGWMGEVYATQTANLASHFGSWTAAPVASYQAKGLDAYTAVVYLGSTYDEPLPAAFLDDVAATKKPVTWLFDNIWQLTSRPGFTAEHGFTSGSFDVTDVSTVGYKGRKLTRDITNKSGIMNLSINDPAKTKTLATAVRADGSTFPWALQSGNFTYVGEIPFSYVTHDDRYLAFADLLFDSLGDTGVSRERHRALARIEDVGPDSDPAELRAIADYLYSQKVPFSVAVYPRFRNPKGVDNNGKAEDYTLLQRPQVVSALRYMKQRGGTLLMHGYTHQNGSTANPYDGMSANDFEFYRAHVDEKDSVIYDGPVAGDSAAYMATRIAASGLTFALAGLGVPTTFEFPHYAGSAVDYQTVTSIVGKRYDRGLYFPGVLTGRKFDYTRHFGQFFPYAVRDVYGSVVIPENIGNVEPSAFNNHPARLPSDLVASAERNLVVRDGVASFFYHPYLGTDYLKQVVPGIKARGYTFVAGDSMVAN